The genomic stretch GATTATGAGGTGCAATTAACATCTTAAAGTTTACATAGTATTTAGGCATATGTTTAAAAGAAGAAGGAGAGTTCAAACACCAGAAGCTCAGACAAATTTTCCGAGCTCTAGGTGAGAATGGAACTTACGGACCCTCCGAGTTCCACTTGGGACGATCTAACCATTAAGCTACTGGAACTCTAAGCAGCAGGGTCGAAATTTAAATACAAGTACTCCAGACTTTTATGTATGTCTTTAAGGgttaaagtgttttttaaaCTGGAAGCTGTAGTTTTGTTGTTGAACAACACCTCTTGTGTTGAAGGGCCTAAAATAACCTTTCAAACTATGTGTAACGTTTAACTTAAAATCACACTCACCCTCAGAAGCCCTCAACAATAGCCACAAGTCTTCAAACAGTTTTTATCAACATAGCCATGCCGGCCACAGTGCGCCTTCCAGCCAGGGCATCCGTCATCTTTGTCAACGCAAGCTTCAAAACGCAAGCAGTGGCATTAGCGACTGTTAATATCAATCACCTCGCTTTTAAACACATTGTTAACCCttggacgtacacgcaaatctATAGCCCACCGTGATACAAAGGGGAGTGggttgatggaacccctccccagagtttttgatttgttacagtatttcgaaacgattttgcctttagtggaaagccgtTGATCTTCTCAACAAGGTGAGGCATTTTTTTATGGGTGGTGGAGCTGCTGGAGGCCCGTggcgtcaccaacaatggtcgcgtTCTTGGATTTTACCGCCAATTAGAAATCAGGTGAATATCGCgataaatgttttttgtttgtttgtttttttgtttttttttgcttgacGTGTAAAATAATACATAATTAGGCACTTTGTATTATTTCATCTACAGTTTGTactttaaatgttaaaaaaagttgaaaaaacacaCATTTTCAATCAAATATGGCTAGACCATCTGCTACTTATGACATCAGATCTCGTAACCATATAGTAACTGACTATCACTTAACTTGTCTGAAAACGCGCGCGCAGGGTAATCGAACAGCCACTGCAAACGTCAGGTGCTGCTGTTCTATCGTCtcgaagaagaaaaaaaatccctcCCAAAAAAAACTTCGAGAGGGTGGCAAAcacctttctcgaaacagctgtatttGCATGTATTTTTACTTAAAAGCACTTCAGATTTCATCCCAAATTCTCACCTCCTCCACCCCCACCATTGCTTCCaccttgaagaaaaaaaaaagtcttcttATCAAAAGCTATACTAAATGCAGATGTTAACTTGGTGTTACAGAACCGCGTATCGTGAGAAGTTACTTTTTATAGGACACTTAACTTAAGGTTGACAAGTGTTACATTTCTTCCTCTTACATTTTCTAAGACGTGATGTTTGTCTCGATAATTCGATTATCGTTCCGTTGTGCGAGTAGAAACGTATTGTTTCATAACATTGTTGGAAGAAACGACCTTATTTTTACTTCAATACAACAAAAATGGTTAATACCTCGTTTAGCTACTAAGGGATGATTTAACACAACTGTTggagattattattattattattattattattttattattttttttaagtgacgCTTAATTTTGATGTCGATTTATTAAACTTGTAGTTTTTGAAAGGTATTTCTGTTGAATTGTTGGAAACTTAAAAGCTTGTACCCCTGAAGCAAGCGCACTGTCATTTCAAATCAATTTACCCATTTATAAGAAGAAGAACTATATATCCGACGTCTTTCTCGTTAAATCAGGTCCCGAACAGGGATGTATATACATTGTATAATTGTACATGTAGAATACATGTTCTCCACAAGTACACCAATGACCGTGGTGCAGAAGTGGAACCTAGAAACAACGAATGCCCAAGAAACTGGCAAATGTGTTTGCTATATAACCAGCTTTCCTTATATGGAGATTCTTTCCCTTAATACTAACACTGGGATAAAGAAAACCGTTTGTTATACTGAGGAATTCATTGTTGGCTACATCTTTACCCTGTGGATAGCATATATGCTctaatagatggttttcacagtgacgtcatcaaactgttaagtcaaaacagcgaggttttacgaattcttatttagactaggttgaagataaacaaaaaataaatctttgttcaagtttccattcgcgtagcatgtttcatttcgaaaatacagcaatacgaacttccgagttttcacagtgcgtgacaccaaaacagggatgctgtctcgttgaagaaaagtctctcctcttgattttcagcagtataaccatttcaagtattacaagatatgtttatgcgcatgTAGGctggttctcgagtgaaaagaaagagcttttgtagaaaaagtgaactccagatgttttgttgatttccggcggccatattggtggaccaaaacggtacaccaatatggcgtctccatacaaagctctacaagggtgcgtgaaacgtttcggcaaataactcagaaactgtgggccacaaagacctgagacttggacaaattgtttatatattagtcttttgtaacatgtcattttctcggcttcttccactggacggtttccaatttattttttgttgcgtgacagtgaaaacgatctataatAGAACAACTGTCGCAAGGCATGAAGGTGGTGGTAAAAAAACATGAAcaagagcaagaaaaaaaaaacacaaaaacaaacaaacaaacaaactccaATACGTTACCGTAAAGAGACTGGATTGCAGCAATGTCATCAGAGTGGAGCTTCATGCCTTCCACGTACCCTGTGTAGTAAGGGTACATGATAGCACCTTGAACATCAGAATGATCAATACCGAGTGAGTGACCAAATTCGTGAGTGGCAACCCAAAGCAAGTTAGTTCCTTTTGGGGTGTTGTCAGTAAACTCTTCGTCTTCGTCAAAGTGGGCACGGCCATCCGATGGAAAGAACGCATGCGCCAGAACTCCACCTTGACCATCGAAAGGGTATGCGCACGTTCTTTCACTTGAACCGCCATGAGTAGCAGCGCCAAAACTGTATTATAGCAAATCACAATAATGAGCAGTGCGAGATCCGATAGTCAGTTGCTTTTTGAAgtatttaacaagaaaaattaaacttaagagAGTTACTTGACGTTTATATCCGACGTCCGAATCAACTGCCGTATTTAATTACTTTCATCGACTAAAATAAGTGTTCGGCACTGCTGAGAAATTCCACGTTTGAAAGGGGCCTAACATGACATAAGCTTCAACTTAGTGGTTTGCAAGCTGTTATTAAGttggtgttttcttttcagtaagagCAATTCGTATTCTCTTTGTAAGTCCATTTTATCAATCGGCTTGTGCCGCGACTTAAGAATCAGCTGTAATagtttattttactttctctttagCTCTCTGTGACATGATTTGTATATCAAAAAGACCGATCAGTTTTTATccattcatttcaataaaatcAAATAGAACCACTTCTCACTATAGCGGACAACCTCGAACCGTGATTCGTCGTATAAATACGTGGCACTGAAGAAAGACGGAACAGCTAAttcattttgatcaaattattttaaggtttaaactcgaagcttTATATAGTGTAAaacaattataatttacttttactggtatcacttataataataataacgataataataataataataataataataataataataataataataataataacaataataatgcacTTGTGTGCCTCACGAATACAGTTCTTAAAAATTAACCAATCATAGCGTAGCATCGTCGCCTGCGTTGTAAGGAGAACCGAAAGTCGACCTCATCGCCCGATGAAGCTAGCAATATGAAAAGGAAAGTCGATAACGAACTACATCACAGCTGACTACATTTGTTGTCTTTATAGGTTTTTAAGACATAGAAACACCATcatccaaaataaaaaatgtgtttGTAAAAGCAATTTCACCTTATTTTGATGTCGGCAGCAGAGGAACTCCTAGCCCTGCTAAATGACAAT from Porites lutea chromosome 1, jaPorLute2.1, whole genome shotgun sequence encodes the following:
- the LOC140943331 gene encoding matrilysin-like, which produces MKCSVIFILLGLLALTQAEDDETMALKFLNQYHYISTSRSGNHNVDLAIRRFQRFAGLKVTGKLDLATIDQMKKPRCGLPDDVAGGSRVRRYKTGPKWEKTSLTYFVEYGDDLGQYQQDIIFQKALQFWSDVSGLSFSRARSSSAADIKISFGAATHGGSSERTCAYPFDGQGGVLAHAFFPSDGRAHFDEDEEFTDNTPKGTNLLWVATHEFGHSLGIDHSDVQGAIMYPYYTGYVEGMKLHSDDIAAIQSLYGGSNGGGGGACVDKDDGCPGWKAHCGRHGYVDKNCLKTCGYC